The Corynebacterium camporealensis genome contains a region encoding:
- the tsaB gene encoding tRNA (adenosine(37)-N6)-threonylcarbamoyltransferase complex dimerization subunit type 1 TsaB, whose protein sequence is MRVLAIDTATTDLVTGIVDTNTGAVTERIIADTRAHNEQLVPTVQALLSDASLNFNNLDAIVVGCGPGPFTGLRVGMASAQALGQALGIPVHGVCSHDAIAHAIAAEFPSEKLLVTSDARRKEVYFAVYDGAERTFGPEVIAPEQLSAEVNRIIIPDALAARLPVELADLPRQAANPRPAGLVAVADLDSTPEPLVPLYLRRPDAKEPKARPQSPAIPKVEL, encoded by the coding sequence ATGCGCGTGCTGGCCATCGACACCGCGACCACTGACCTGGTCACCGGCATCGTCGATACCAACACCGGCGCGGTCACTGAGCGCATCATCGCTGATACCCGCGCCCACAACGAACAGCTTGTGCCGACGGTGCAAGCACTGCTTTCCGATGCCTCCTTAAACTTCAACAACCTCGACGCCATCGTCGTAGGCTGTGGCCCGGGACCTTTTACCGGCTTGCGCGTCGGCATGGCATCGGCGCAGGCCTTAGGCCAGGCACTCGGCATCCCGGTACACGGGGTGTGCTCACACGATGCGATTGCGCATGCTATTGCCGCAGAATTCCCCAGCGAAAAGCTACTGGTGACCAGCGATGCCCGCCGCAAGGAGGTCTACTTTGCGGTCTACGACGGTGCGGAGCGCACCTTCGGCCCTGAGGTCATCGCCCCAGAGCAACTATCCGCTGAGGTCAACCGCATCATCATTCCAGATGCCTTGGCAGCGCGACTGCCTGTCGAATTAGCCGACCTTCCTCGTCAGGCCGCGAACCCGCGCCCAGCAGGGCTCGTCGCCGTCGCTGATTTGGATTCCACCCCGGAACCACTCGTGCCGTTGTACCTGCGCCGCCCGGACGCAAAGGAGCCAAAGGCCCGCCCGCAGTCGCCGGCGATTCCGAAGGTGGAGCTGTGA
- the rimI gene encoding ribosomal protein S18-alanine N-acetyltransferase, whose protein sequence is MKLRELTFDDAARCAELEEVLFPGETPWSEKIFCQEMAGRFNFYLGVEDDKGEVAEAGTLLGYAGIGRLGPADDPEYEIHTIGVDPAAQRRGVARMMMDNIIHIADLEKAPVYLEVRVGNEPAIALYEAYGFSKQGIRRNYYQPSGADAHAMIRPRSSERNNS, encoded by the coding sequence GTGAAGCTACGCGAGCTCACCTTCGACGACGCTGCCCGCTGCGCCGAATTAGAAGAAGTACTCTTTCCCGGCGAAACCCCGTGGTCGGAGAAAATCTTCTGCCAAGAAATGGCCGGTCGTTTTAACTTCTACTTGGGCGTGGAAGATGATAAAGGCGAGGTTGCCGAGGCTGGTACGTTGCTGGGGTATGCGGGCATCGGCAGGCTAGGCCCCGCTGATGACCCGGAATACGAAATTCATACCATCGGTGTCGACCCCGCAGCCCAACGTCGTGGCGTAGCCCGGATGATGATGGACAACATCATCCACATCGCGGATTTAGAAAAGGCCCCGGTCTATTTGGAAGTCCGCGTCGGCAACGAACCCGCCATTGCCCTGTATGAGGCCTACGGCTTTAGCAAGCAAGGCATCCGTCGCAATTACTATCAGCCTTCTGGCGCTGATGCTCACGCCATGATCCGCCCGCGCAGCAGCGAAAGGAACAACTCATGA
- the tsaD gene encoding tRNA (adenosine(37)-N6)-threonylcarbamoyltransferase complex transferase subunit TsaD has product MIILGIESSCDETGVGIVELSDDGTTRILADSVASSMQEHARFGGVVPEIASRAHLEAMPQVMDAALKEAGIDKPDAVAATVGPGLAGALLVGASAAKAYAAAWDVPFYGVNHLGGHVAVANLEGEELPHSIALLVSGGHTQLLEVQAVGKPMRELGSTLDDAAGEAYDKVSRLLGLGYPGGPVIDKLAARGEPTIDFPRGMSRAEDLRGPHRHDFSFSGLKTSVARYVERAEKEGRVISVEDVCASFQEAVADVLTAKALRACEDTGAKTLLLGGGVAANARLRELAAQRCEAAGVELRVPRFKLCTDNGVMIAALAAQLIHEGAQPSDLSVGTDTQLEVETPLVTSVA; this is encoded by the coding sequence ATGATCATCCTCGGTATCGAGTCCTCCTGCGATGAGACCGGCGTTGGCATCGTCGAGCTTTCCGATGACGGCACCACCCGCATCCTCGCCGACTCCGTCGCCTCCTCCATGCAGGAGCACGCCCGCTTCGGCGGCGTCGTTCCCGAGATCGCTTCGCGTGCGCACCTTGAAGCCATGCCGCAGGTGATGGATGCTGCGTTGAAGGAAGCGGGCATCGACAAGCCTGATGCCGTTGCTGCCACTGTGGGCCCGGGTCTCGCCGGCGCGCTGCTGGTTGGTGCTTCCGCCGCCAAGGCTTACGCCGCTGCCTGGGACGTTCCTTTCTACGGCGTCAATCACCTCGGCGGTCACGTTGCCGTGGCGAATCTCGAGGGCGAGGAGCTGCCGCATTCCATCGCGCTGCTCGTCTCCGGCGGTCATACCCAGTTGCTCGAGGTCCAGGCTGTCGGCAAGCCGATGCGGGAGTTGGGTTCCACGCTTGACGATGCCGCCGGCGAAGCCTATGACAAAGTCTCCCGCCTGCTCGGTCTTGGCTATCCGGGTGGGCCGGTCATCGATAAGTTGGCTGCCCGCGGTGAGCCCACCATCGATTTCCCGCGCGGCATGTCGCGTGCGGAGGACCTGCGCGGCCCACACCGCCACGACTTTTCGTTCTCCGGTCTGAAGACCTCCGTGGCTCGTTACGTCGAACGTGCCGAGAAGGAAGGCCGCGTCATCTCCGTCGAGGACGTCTGTGCCTCCTTCCAAGAAGCCGTCGCCGACGTGCTTACCGCCAAGGCCCTGCGCGCCTGCGAAGACACCGGTGCCAAGACCCTCCTGCTCGGCGGTGGTGTGGCCGCGAACGCCCGCCTGCGCGAGCTTGCCGCGCAGCGTTGCGAAGCCGCCGGCGTCGAACTGCGTGTCCCACGTTTTAAGCTCTGTACCGACAACGGCGTCATGATTGCCGCCCTGGCTGCCCAGCTCATCCACGAAGGAGCCCAGCCCTCCGACTTGAGCGTCGGCACGGACACCCAACTCGAGGTCGAAACCCCTCTGGTCACCAGTGTCGCTTAG
- the groES gene encoding co-chaperone GroES: MANIKPLEDKVLVQIIEAEATTASGLVIPDSAKEKPQEATVVAVGPGRTNDKGEVIPVGVNEGDTVVFSKYGGTELKYDGQEYLLLSARDLLAVVEK; the protein is encoded by the coding sequence ATGGCAAACATCAAGCCACTGGAGGACAAGGTCCTCGTGCAGATCATCGAGGCTGAAGCAACTACCGCTTCCGGCCTGGTTATCCCGGATTCCGCTAAGGAAAAGCCGCAGGAAGCTACCGTCGTTGCAGTGGGCCCGGGTCGTACCAACGACAAGGGCGAGGTTATCCCGGTGGGCGTCAACGAAGGCGACACCGTGGTCTTTTCCAAGTACGGCGGTACTGAGCTGAAGTACGACGGACAGGAGTACCTGCTGCTGTCGGCTCGTGACCTGCTCGCAGTCGTCGAGAAGTAG
- the groL gene encoding chaperonin GroEL (60 kDa chaperone family; promotes refolding of misfolded polypeptides especially under stressful conditions; forms two stacked rings of heptamers to form a barrel-shaped 14mer; ends can be capped by GroES; misfolded proteins enter the barrel where they are refolded when GroES binds), with translation MPKLIAFDQEAREGIQRGVDTLADAVKVTLGPRGRNVVLSKAFGGPTVTNDGVTIARDIDVDEPFENLGAQLVKSVAVKTNDIAGDGTTTATLLAQALIFEGLRNVAAGANPVELNRGIAAAAEKVVEELKKRATPVNSASEIAQVATVSSRDSEVGEMVAGAMEKVGKDGVVTVEESQTIDSAVDVTEGISFDKGYLSPYFATEEETNHAELDDAAILLVRNKISSLPDFLPLLEKIAESNRPTLIIAEDVEGEPLQALVVNSIRKVLKIAAVKAPYFGERRKGFMDDLAVVTGAAVVDPEVGVNLNEVGLEVLGSARRVTVTKEDTVIVDGAGTAEAVEERREQLRREIERTDSTWDKEKLEERLAKLSGGVAVIRVGAATETEVNERKLRVEDAINAARAAVEEGVIAGGGSVLVQISRELEKYAESFTGEAQTGVLSVARALTRPAYWIAHNAGLDGSVVVSRIADLPNGEGFNASTLEYGNLLDNGIIDPVKVTHSAVVNATSVARMVLTTEASVVEKPAETEEPAGHQH, from the coding sequence ATGCCAAAGCTGATTGCATTTGATCAGGAGGCCCGCGAAGGCATCCAGCGCGGCGTGGACACGCTTGCCGATGCCGTCAAGGTCACCCTGGGCCCACGCGGCCGCAACGTGGTCCTGTCGAAGGCCTTTGGTGGCCCGACCGTGACCAACGATGGCGTGACCATTGCTCGCGATATCGATGTTGACGAGCCTTTCGAGAACCTCGGCGCACAGCTGGTGAAGTCCGTAGCCGTCAAGACCAACGACATTGCTGGCGACGGCACCACGACTGCAACCCTGCTGGCACAGGCGCTGATTTTTGAAGGCCTGCGCAACGTTGCTGCCGGTGCTAACCCGGTCGAGCTCAACCGCGGTATCGCAGCGGCTGCTGAAAAGGTCGTTGAGGAGCTGAAGAAGCGCGCGACCCCGGTGAACTCCGCATCGGAGATTGCCCAGGTGGCGACCGTGTCTTCCCGCGATTCCGAGGTCGGCGAGATGGTCGCTGGCGCAATGGAGAAGGTCGGCAAGGACGGTGTGGTCACCGTCGAGGAGTCCCAGACCATCGACTCGGCTGTCGATGTCACCGAGGGTATTTCCTTCGACAAGGGCTACCTGTCGCCTTACTTTGCCACCGAGGAAGAGACCAACCACGCAGAGCTTGACGATGCCGCCATCCTGCTGGTACGCAACAAAATCTCCTCCCTGCCAGACTTCCTGCCTTTGCTGGAGAAGATCGCTGAGTCCAACCGTCCGACGCTGATTATTGCTGAAGACGTCGAGGGCGAGCCGCTGCAGGCACTCGTGGTCAACTCCATCCGCAAGGTGCTCAAGATTGCTGCGGTCAAGGCACCGTACTTCGGTGAGCGCCGCAAGGGCTTTATGGATGACCTGGCGGTTGTCACCGGTGCCGCCGTCGTGGACCCGGAGGTCGGCGTCAACCTCAACGAGGTCGGCCTGGAGGTTCTGGGTTCGGCACGTCGCGTGACTGTGACCAAGGAAGATACCGTCATCGTTGATGGTGCCGGTACTGCTGAGGCCGTCGAGGAGCGTCGCGAGCAGCTGCGCCGCGAAATCGAGCGCACCGATTCCACCTGGGATAAGGAAAAGCTCGAAGAGCGCCTGGCGAAGCTCTCTGGTGGCGTGGCGGTTATCCGCGTTGGCGCTGCTACCGAGACCGAGGTCAACGAGCGCAAGCTGCGCGTCGAAGATGCCATCAACGCCGCACGCGCTGCGGTCGAAGAAGGCGTCATCGCTGGCGGTGGTTCCGTGCTGGTCCAGATTTCTCGCGAGCTGGAAAAGTACGCGGAGTCGTTTACGGGCGAGGCCCAGACCGGCGTGCTGTCTGTGGCCCGCGCACTGACCCGCCCGGCCTACTGGATTGCGCACAACGCTGGCCTGGATGGCTCCGTTGTCGTCTCCCGTATCGCTGACCTGCCTAACGGTGAGGGCTTCAACGCCTCCACCTTGGAATACGGCAACCTGCTGGACAACGGCATCATTGACCCGGTGAAGGTCACCCACTCCGCAGTGGTTAATGCCACCTCTGTGGCTCGCATGGTGCTGACCACGGAAGCCTCCGTGGTGGAAAAGCCTGCCGAGACCGAAGAGCCGGCTGGCCACCAGCACTAA
- a CDS encoding WhiB family transcriptional regulator: MSLPHLLPGPNADFWEWQLQGACRGENSDVFYHPDGERGRARIRRENRAKAICNQCPVLELCREHALESAEPYGVWGGMSESERVAALRSRRKARVKA, translated from the coding sequence GTGTCTCTGCCGCATTTGCTTCCTGGCCCCAATGCTGATTTTTGGGAATGGCAGCTACAAGGTGCTTGCCGAGGAGAAAACTCAGACGTCTTCTACCACCCCGACGGAGAACGCGGCCGCGCCCGCATCCGCCGCGAAAACCGCGCGAAGGCCATCTGCAACCAGTGCCCCGTTCTCGAGCTGTGCCGCGAGCACGCCCTCGAATCCGCGGAGCCTTATGGCGTCTGGGGCGGCATGAGCGAATCCGAGCGTGTCGCTGCACTGCGCTCGCGTCGCAAGGCACGCGTAAAAGCGTAG
- a CDS encoding sigma-70 family RNA polymerase sigma factor yields MSDAEQELADLVPLAVDGDRRALQDILKLVYPQVLRYCRARIGGYRQPTAEDVAQEICLALSTSIFSYRDTGRPFMAYVYGIAFNKVTDAHRAMGRDHSSPTEDMPETVARDDNPEDSALEQDGSNRVRALLDTLSDKARDIVILRVFVGLTAEETAEVVASTPGAVRVAQHRALAQLRKKLAAQQPE; encoded by the coding sequence GTGAGCGATGCCGAACAGGAACTAGCGGACCTGGTTCCGCTAGCTGTCGACGGCGATAGGCGCGCACTCCAAGACATCCTCAAGCTGGTATATCCGCAGGTGCTGCGGTATTGCCGTGCGCGTATCGGCGGGTATCGCCAACCTACTGCGGAAGATGTCGCCCAAGAGATTTGTCTCGCGCTTTCGACGTCGATTTTCTCCTACCGCGATACGGGTCGCCCCTTCATGGCCTACGTCTACGGCATTGCTTTCAACAAAGTCACCGATGCGCACCGCGCCATGGGTCGAGATCACTCCAGCCCGACCGAAGACATGCCGGAGACTGTCGCCCGTGACGATAATCCGGAAGATTCAGCTCTTGAACAGGATGGAAGTAACAGAGTCAGGGCTTTGCTCGATACGTTAAGTGATAAGGCACGAGACATCGTTATCCTGCGCGTTTTCGTCGGCTTGACCGCTGAAGAAACCGCAGAGGTAGTCGCCTCCACCCCGGGAGCTGTTCGCGTTGCCCAACACCGCGCACTCGCGCAACTGCGTAAGAAACTCGCTGCGCAGCAACCTGAATAG